ACAGACAGCTGGCAGGCAAATAAGAAAAAAATGAGTGGAAGCTAAGTCTCAATTGTGAAGGCAAGGAGGGTATACACAACTGTATACCCTCCTTGCCACTATTCATTTTCCAAGGAGTGAACACTATTGTATAAAGTGCTGCTTGCCGACGATGAAATATTGGATTTGGAAGGTATGCGAAAATTTATTCCTTGGAGAGAGCTGGGCTTAGAGGTTGTTGGGGCAGTTAATAATGGATTTGCTGCATGTGAGGTTATCGATAAACAGCAGATTGATATTCTGGTCACAGACATTAGAATGCCGAATATGTCAGGGCTTGAGCTTGCGAAAAAAGCGTTGGAGAAGCAAGAGAACCTTCGAATTATTTTTGTTAGTGGGCATCAGGATTTCAACTATGTTAAACAAGCCATCTCATTGAACGCGCATGGTTATGTACTGAAGCCGATGGATGATAGAGAGCTAATAGATTCTTTGAGTACACTTTGCCTGGAGCTGAATCGGAAGAAGAAGGATAGAGATACGGAAGAAGCGTTCAAGCAGATGGTCCCGATCGTTAAGAATGAATATTTAATGCAAATGCTCGATATTCCGACAGACGATATTTCCTCGGAAATTTTGGATAAGGAATATCAGTTGGATGGCATCATCTGGCCAGCTAGAGTAGCTATCGCAGAGATTGACGACTATTCATGGAAGCTAAATCCATACAAGATAGATGTAAGAAACAGTCTACTCAGTAGGTTCTATGGCGAGCTATCGACCTATTTTCAGCTGTATGGAATCGAGCATGTGTGCAAAATATCAAAACAGAGAACGGCTTTAATTTTCGACCAGAATGTTGGTCTTAATGTGACAGAAGAAATCGTAGCGCGAATCAAGGAAGCCTTCCCTTTTACGATTACAATTGGGCTAGGAGGCACAGTATCCAGCTTGCGCGAGTTATATATATCCTATGGGCAAGCCGTTGAAGCGATAGATTCTAAGATGTTCCGAGGCAAAGGAAAGCTAATTAATTACGATAAAGCTGGCAGCAGTGAGATTCAAGACATTAGAAAACTGGATGAGCATGCTGATGCCATGTTAGCTGGGATGTCACAATATGATTTGGTTAAAATTCATGATGAATTGCGTAATCTATTTCAAATCACATCGAGCATGGGATCTAAAATTACGATTCATAATTTTGTTATGTATTTAATTATGAAGCTGAATGAATATTTACGTGCCATGAAAGAAGATCTTTTTCAGCTTCTAGGAATGGAGCTTAAAAATCTCGATATTTTGCTACAGTTCGAAACAATAGATGATATACATAAATGGATGCGGAGCAGAGTATTTGAATTATCTGAAATGCTTTATACGAAGAAGCACAGCAAAAATGGCAAGCTCATCGACTCCATACTGGCAAGCATTGCTGAGCGACTGCAGGATAACATTA
This portion of the Cohnella abietis genome encodes:
- a CDS encoding response regulator, which translates into the protein MLLADDEILDLEGMRKFIPWRELGLEVVGAVNNGFAACEVIDKQQIDILVTDIRMPNMSGLELAKKALEKQENLRIIFVSGHQDFNYVKQAISLNAHGYVLKPMDDRELIDSLSTLCLELNRKKKDRDTEEAFKQMVPIVKNEYLMQMLDIPTDDISSEILDKEYQLDGIIWPARVAIAEIDDYSWKLNPYKIDVRNSLLSRFYGELSTYFQLYGIEHVCKISKQRTALIFDQNVGLNVTEEIVARIKEAFPFTITIGLGGTVSSLRELYISYGQAVEAIDSKMFRGKGKLINYDKAGSSEIQDIRKLDEHADAMLAGMSQYDLVKIHDELRNLFQITSSMGSKITIHNFVMYLIMKLNEYLRAMKEDLFQLLGMELKNLDILLQFETIDDIHKWMRSRVFELSEMLYTKKHSKNGKLIDSILASIAERLQDNITLREVANQFSFSPNYLGLLFKEETGKNFSDYIISLRMEKAQQLLVSTKLKIYEVSGQVGYRYLPYFSRQFRETTGMTPLEYRRKH